A region from the Corallococcus silvisoli genome encodes:
- a CDS encoding tetratricopeptide repeat protein, with translation MLNTLLARTAGLLCDEAGRLSQAALYYEEAVAPPEHDPLLLLALADVRWRSGQADSARSCLASAEAMAQSSSDADVLKMIANIRSKWASDDS, from the coding sequence TTGCTCAACACCCTGCTAGCAAGAACTGCGGGACTCCTCTGCGACGAAGCCGGGAGGCTATCGCAGGCAGCGCTCTACTACGAAGAAGCAGTCGCGCCCCCGGAGCACGACCCGCTCCTGCTGCTCGCCTTGGCGGACGTTCGCTGGCGGTCAGGACAGGCAGACAGCGCACGTTCGTGCCTGGCAAGCGCCGAAGCCATGGCCCAGTCGTCCTCCGATGCCGATGTCTTGAAGATGATCGCCAACATTCGCTCGAAGTGGGCGAGCGACGACAGTTGA
- a CDS encoding tetratricopeptide repeat protein — protein sequence MANDENPLRTASNLAQAGRTAEAIACLESALARTRSSKERPANTSTLARAAGLLCDEAGRLSQAALYYEEAVATPECDPLLLLALADVRWRSGQADSARSCLASAEAMAQSSSDAEALKMIANIRSKWASDEG from the coding sequence ATGGCGAATGACGAGAATCCCCTGCGTACCGCGTCGAACCTCGCCCAAGCAGGCAGGACCGCCGAGGCCATCGCCTGCCTGGAGTCCGCGCTGGCGCGCACTCGGTCAAGCAAGGAAAGGCCAGCCAACACATCCACCCTCGCGAGGGCGGCGGGACTCCTCTGCGACGAAGCCGGGAGGCTATCGCAGGCAGCGCTCTACTACGAAGAAGCAGTCGCGACCCCGGAGTGCGACCCACTCCTGCTGCTCGCCTTGGCGGACGTCCGCTGGCGGTCAGGACAGGCCGACAGCGCACGTTCGTGCCTGGCAAGCGCCGAAGCCATGGCCCAGTCGTCCTCCGATGCCGAGGCCTTGAAGATGATCGCCAACATCCGCTCGAAGTGGGCGAGCGACGAGGGTTGA
- a CDS encoding response regulator transcription factor, which yields MSTTPVDHRPSLLLVDDDHTLRERLARAFRERGWDVTTAGNHEEAMVVAGRESPEYAVVDLRMPGHSGLELVRDLLAVDASTRVIVLTGYGSISTTVDAIRLGAVNYLPKPADADDILAAFARAEEAPNVAAPETLQAPSLARAEWEHIHRVLADSAGNISEAARKLGIHRRSLQRKLQKYPPSR from the coding sequence GTGAGCACGACTCCGGTGGACCACAGGCCCAGCCTGCTGCTGGTGGACGACGACCACACGCTGCGCGAGCGGCTGGCGCGGGCGTTCCGGGAGCGCGGCTGGGACGTGACGACTGCGGGCAACCACGAGGAGGCGATGGTGGTGGCGGGGCGCGAGTCACCGGAGTACGCGGTGGTGGACCTGCGCATGCCGGGGCACAGCGGGTTGGAGTTGGTGAGGGACTTGCTGGCGGTGGACGCGTCCACGCGAGTCATCGTGCTCACGGGGTACGGCAGCATCTCCACGACGGTGGACGCCATCCGGCTGGGGGCGGTGAACTACCTGCCGAAGCCGGCGGACGCGGACGACATCCTGGCGGCGTTCGCGAGAGCGGAGGAGGCGCCGAACGTGGCGGCGCCGGAGACGTTGCAGGCGCCATCCCTGGCCCGAGCGGAGTGGGAACACATCCACCGCGTGCTCGCGGACAGCGCCGGAAACATCTCCGAGGCCGCGCGCAAGCTGGGCATCCACCGGAGGTCGCTCCAGCGCAAGCTGCAGAAGTATCCGCCGTCGCGTTGA
- a CDS encoding ATP-binding protein: MTTPPPTSEPSLRARINLVWLLRLRWGVLVGQAVLVAVAAWGLKLDLPVPALCTLLAVEALTNAAVRAGLAKARPVAEAAIFGLMLWDTLVLTGLLALSGGTHNPFTTLYLVNVALGTVLLPPRRTWAMLGFTLVAFGSLFVLQDVTLPGLERPDHAELMRLHLSGMWVAFAVAAGFIVYFIQRVTRALARREQELAQARTRHARQEKVASLATLAAGAAHELSTPLSTIAVVAKELERALAVSQTSETVREDLRLIRQQVDRCRDVLVQMSADAGQTTGEPFQAIPLERLVEETLAELPGRERVRVDVPDALRTYPVHGPPRALARVLRGLVKNALQATPVGRPVELRATGDGTGARLEVRDEGQGMPEAVLSRAGEPFFTTKAPGEGMGLGLFLARSLAEQLGGSLELRSKAGEGTTARLSLPGEGAREVAA; the protein is encoded by the coding sequence ATGACGACTCCGCCTCCGACGTCCGAACCCTCGCTCCGGGCCCGCATCAACCTGGTGTGGCTCTTGCGGCTGCGCTGGGGCGTGCTGGTGGGTCAGGCGGTGTTGGTGGCGGTGGCGGCCTGGGGGCTCAAGCTGGACCTGCCGGTGCCGGCGCTGTGCACGCTGCTGGCGGTGGAAGCGCTGACGAACGCGGCGGTGCGCGCGGGGCTCGCGAAGGCGAGGCCGGTGGCGGAGGCGGCCATCTTCGGGTTGATGCTCTGGGACACGCTGGTGCTGACGGGGCTGCTGGCGCTGAGTGGCGGGACGCACAACCCCTTCACCACGCTGTACCTGGTGAACGTGGCGCTGGGGACGGTGTTGCTGCCGCCGCGCCGCACGTGGGCGATGCTGGGCTTCACGCTGGTGGCGTTCGGTTCGCTGTTCGTGTTGCAGGACGTGACGTTGCCGGGGCTGGAGCGGCCGGACCACGCGGAGCTGATGCGGCTGCACCTGAGCGGCATGTGGGTGGCGTTCGCGGTGGCGGCGGGCTTCATCGTGTATTTCATTCAAAGGGTGACCCGGGCGCTGGCGCGGCGTGAGCAGGAATTGGCGCAGGCGAGGACCCGGCACGCGCGTCAGGAGAAGGTGGCCTCGCTGGCGACGCTGGCGGCGGGCGCGGCGCATGAATTGTCCACGCCGCTGTCCACCATCGCGGTGGTGGCGAAGGAGCTGGAGCGGGCGCTCGCGGTGTCCCAGACGTCCGAGACCGTGAGGGAGGATTTGAGGCTCATCCGCCAGCAGGTGGACCGGTGCCGGGACGTGCTGGTGCAGATGTCCGCGGACGCGGGCCAGACGACGGGAGAGCCCTTCCAGGCCATTCCGCTGGAGCGGCTGGTGGAGGAGACGCTGGCGGAGCTGCCGGGTCGTGAGCGCGTGCGGGTGGACGTGCCGGACGCGCTGAGGACGTACCCGGTGCACGGCCCGCCGAGGGCGCTGGCCCGGGTGCTGCGAGGGCTGGTGAAGAACGCGCTCCAGGCCACGCCCGTGGGCCGGCCGGTGGAGCTGCGCGCGACCGGGGACGGGACGGGGGCGAGGTTGGAGGTGCGCGACGAGGGCCAGGGCATGCCAGAGGCGGTGCTGTCGCGAGCGGGGGAGCCGTTCTTCACCACCAAGGCGCCGGGAGAGGGCATGGGGTTGGGGCTGTTCCTGGCGCGTTCGCTGGCGGAGCAGCTGGGCGGGTCGCTGGAGCTGCGCTCGAAGGCGGGAGAAGGCACGACGGCGCGGCTGAGCCTGCCGGGCGAGGGCGCGCGGGAGGTGGCGGCGTGA
- a CDS encoding transporter, whose amino-acid sequence MRTLSLAVLCVALLLMPASRAWACASCACGDPTLTSMGGEQPFEGRLRLSTMLRAWGHTEGREGVDAQRLRELRMDVAVAYAPRPWLVLAVNLPLQAREVRDVSLARERGWGLGDIDVSAKAFVWKDKQFSPDHLVSVVGGLKLPTGPRLNARDGTALGIDAQPGSGSVDPMAGLAWQGFRGNWSFLASALGFLPTRGREGFRLGASVRTQVAAQYQPSVKWAVRLGVDSRAERAADTHGAPEESGGGFIAYASPDVLFSPGMDVVVQAGVRIPFVNQLRRVSSTPIAQLSLAYDL is encoded by the coding sequence TTGAGAACCCTGTCCCTGGCCGTCCTGTGCGTCGCGCTCCTGCTCATGCCCGCCTCGAGGGCGTGGGCGTGCGCGAGCTGCGCGTGTGGTGACCCCACGCTCACCTCCATGGGGGGCGAGCAGCCCTTCGAGGGCCGCTTGCGGCTGTCCACCATGCTGCGCGCCTGGGGGCACACGGAGGGCCGGGAGGGCGTGGATGCCCAGCGCCTCCGCGAGCTGCGCATGGACGTGGCGGTGGCGTACGCGCCCCGGCCCTGGCTGGTGCTGGCGGTGAACCTGCCGCTCCAGGCCCGCGAGGTGCGGGACGTGAGCCTCGCGCGGGAGCGCGGCTGGGGGCTGGGCGACATCGACGTGAGCGCGAAGGCGTTCGTGTGGAAGGACAAGCAGTTCTCGCCGGACCACCTGGTGAGCGTGGTGGGCGGGCTGAAGCTGCCCACGGGCCCGCGGCTGAACGCGCGGGACGGGACGGCGCTGGGCATCGACGCGCAGCCGGGCAGCGGCTCCGTGGACCCGATGGCGGGGCTGGCGTGGCAGGGCTTCCGGGGCAACTGGTCGTTCCTGGCGAGCGCCCTGGGCTTCCTGCCCACGCGAGGCCGCGAGGGCTTCCGGCTGGGCGCGTCCGTGCGCACGCAGGTGGCGGCGCAGTACCAGCCCTCCGTGAAGTGGGCGGTGCGCCTGGGCGTGGACAGCCGGGCGGAGCGGGCGGCGGACACGCACGGCGCGCCGGAGGAGTCCGGCGGAGGCTTCATCGCGTATGCGTCACCGGACGTGCTCTTCAGCCCGGGGATGGACGTGGTGGTGCAGGCCGGGGTGCGCATCCCGTTCGTCAACCAGCTGCGCCGGGTGTCGTCCACGCCCATCGCGCAGCTCTCGCTCGCGTACGACCTGTGA
- a CDS encoding DoxX family protein — protein MGLLAPLGRLLFSVIFITSGLNHFIQLQALTAYAQASGVPDARLAVLVSGGVLVVGGLCVLLGVFARLGAAMLAVFLVASAFMVHHFWRMADPVQAQNNLIHFMKNLSMAGGALLIVYFGPGPFSLSRKKREASLGGMKLGAPLR, from the coding sequence ATGGGGTTGCTCGCGCCGCTGGGACGGCTGCTGTTCTCGGTCATCTTCATCACCAGCGGACTCAATCACTTCATCCAGCTCCAGGCGCTCACCGCCTACGCCCAGGCCTCCGGCGTGCCCGACGCGCGGCTCGCGGTGCTGGTGTCCGGTGGCGTGCTGGTGGTGGGCGGCCTGTGCGTCCTCTTGGGCGTGTTCGCCCGCCTGGGCGCCGCCATGCTCGCCGTGTTCCTGGTGGCCTCCGCCTTCATGGTCCATCACTTCTGGCGGATGGCGGATCCGGTGCAGGCGCAGAACAACCTCATCCACTTCATGAAGAACCTCTCCATGGCGGGGGGCGCGCTGCTCATCGTCTACTTCGGGCCTGGCCCCTTCAGCCTGTCGCGCAAGAAGCGCGAGGCCTCGCTCGGAGGGATGAAGCTGGGCGCGCCCCTGCGCTGA
- a CDS encoding metallophosphoesterase codes for MRLRLARRRHAAGAASTVAQAEAEALEPHGRNELQARGPDPFRPDQRLRWRDHFVLTEHLLQLDSIPAEHDGLRIAQLSDVHVGQATSDVRIRRAVAAVNEAAPDLVFLTGDYVTHSPKPLPRVRQLLQGLQGPVFVVLGNHDHWVDAAYLRAGFEDLGYTVLQNEHRVVHVKGAPVTVLGVDDGLTRMDDVEATFRGAPTSGTRLVLAHTPPTAEKLPAHAGLVQFSGHTHGGQFVVRGLTEALFRRAGQPYIRGHYRVNGNHLYVNQGLGFGFGGPYLRRGSTPEVAFFTLRTARAAHVGAP; via the coding sequence ATGCGCCTGAGACTCGCCCGCCGCCGCCACGCCGCTGGTGCCGCCTCCACCGTCGCCCAGGCGGAGGCCGAAGCGCTGGAGCCCCACGGCCGCAACGAGCTCCAGGCGCGGGGACCGGATCCCTTCCGGCCGGACCAGCGCCTGCGGTGGCGCGACCACTTCGTGCTGACGGAGCACCTGCTCCAGCTGGACAGCATCCCCGCGGAGCATGACGGCCTGCGCATCGCGCAGCTGTCGGACGTGCACGTGGGGCAGGCGACGTCGGACGTGCGGATCCGCCGCGCGGTGGCCGCGGTGAACGAGGCGGCGCCGGACCTGGTGTTCCTCACGGGCGACTACGTCACGCACAGCCCCAAGCCGCTGCCGCGCGTGCGCCAGCTGCTCCAGGGCCTCCAGGGTCCCGTCTTCGTGGTGCTGGGCAACCACGACCACTGGGTGGACGCGGCGTACCTGCGCGCGGGCTTCGAGGACCTGGGCTACACGGTGCTCCAGAACGAGCACCGGGTGGTGCACGTGAAGGGCGCGCCGGTGACGGTGCTGGGCGTCGACGACGGGCTCACGCGCATGGACGACGTGGAGGCCACGTTCCGGGGGGCGCCCACGTCCGGCACGCGGCTGGTGCTGGCCCACACGCCGCCCACCGCGGAGAAGCTGCCGGCGCACGCGGGGCTGGTGCAGTTCTCCGGGCACACCCACGGCGGGCAGTTCGTCGTGCGCGGCCTGACGGAGGCCCTCTTCCGCCGCGCGGGGCAGCCGTACATCCGCGGCCACTACCGGGTGAACGGCAACCACCTGTACGTGAACCAGGGCCTGGGCTTCGGCTTCGGAGGCCCGTACCTGCGCCGGGGCAGCACGCCGGAGGTCGCCTTCTTCACGCTGCGCACCGCGCGGGCGGCCCACGTCGGGGCGCCCTGA
- a CDS encoding response regulator transcription factor yields MEAHHTLLVVDDDMDIRDALQDALELEGYAVQLAADGLEALERLRSSEPRPQLILLDLMMPRMDGVAFREALRHERACSDIPVLVASADLDVRDTVDGMGVAGYLRKPLDLSALLLTVKQLCLPV; encoded by the coding sequence ATGGAAGCCCATCACACGCTGCTGGTCGTCGACGACGACATGGACATCCGGGACGCGCTCCAGGACGCGCTGGAGCTGGAAGGGTACGCCGTGCAGCTGGCGGCGGACGGCCTGGAGGCGCTGGAGCGGCTGCGCTCCTCGGAGCCCCGGCCCCAGCTCATCCTGCTGGACCTGATGATGCCGCGCATGGACGGCGTCGCCTTCCGCGAGGCCCTGCGCCACGAGCGCGCGTGCTCGGACATCCCGGTGTTGGTGGCCAGCGCGGACCTGGACGTGCGGGACACCGTGGACGGGATGGGCGTGGCGGGCTACCTGCGCAAGCCGCTGGACCTGTCCGCGCTGCTCTTGACCGTGAAGCAGCTCTGCCTGCCGGTCTGA
- a CDS encoding Fur family transcriptional regulator, translating to MGAKKVTAQEKLTGFQDRIRAAGLRSTAPRVAVLRKLETATAPMSHADLVEELGGEGYDRVTIYRNLTDLTEAGLVVRADLGDHVWRFELKRAGGTEHANSHPHFTCTDCGTVACLPEESVRLTTARGVPRAVSQRAVEVQLRGLCDRCE from the coding sequence ATGGGTGCCAAGAAAGTCACCGCGCAGGAGAAACTGACCGGGTTCCAGGACCGGATTCGCGCCGCGGGGCTGCGCAGCACCGCGCCTCGGGTGGCCGTGCTGCGCAAGCTGGAGACCGCCACGGCGCCCATGAGCCACGCGGACCTGGTGGAAGAGCTGGGCGGCGAGGGCTACGACCGGGTCACCATCTACCGCAACCTCACCGACCTCACCGAGGCGGGCCTCGTCGTGCGCGCCGACCTGGGCGACCACGTCTGGCGCTTCGAGCTCAAGCGCGCCGGCGGCACCGAGCACGCCAACAGCCACCCCCACTTCACCTGCACCGACTGCGGCACCGTGGCCTGCCTCCCCGAGGAGTCCGTGCGCCTCACCACCGCCCGCGGCGTCCCTCGCGCCGTGTCCCAGCGCGCCGTGGAAGTGCAGCTGCGCGGCCTCTGCGACCGCTGCGAGTAG
- a CDS encoding sensor histidine kinase, with product MKPTLLLVEAPGPHRELLSLAFQSQGWRVLLAVGLEPLVRALRESAPVQLVLVTAGLLASAGGPLTALREALGASGASLWVEAPLAEQEALGRLDVPVAGFLTPPLSLGARVEAVRQALPPEARDAGGAPPWRVLVAEDDPVFRKLLQLALAPFRFEVLLAEDGLSALELARRRRPDIVLADVLMPRLDGFRLCLALRQDPKLSRVPVVLTHATAPDELDLRMAANVGANGFVRRAQGDDALVAVLLRESGAEGPLPAPVPGELSTEAHLYAMVRQLERRVGLLEQAERVARESEERYRLVVSGSYDGVWDWDVRRQTMYWSPRLLEMLGLKPEDFPGTPDAFLARVHPEDRDAVAAALTQHLEQGSPYDVSFRLKHEAGGYRSCVSRGRALRDGQGRPVRMAGIIGDVTEQLRLYRETREAVRARDEFLSVAAHELRTPLAALRLRVQGTAAALKHEQHVGPERLERALVAADRQVQRLADLVEGLLDVSRLQSHAPRLNLEAVDLGRVVRDVVLRSEEMASRAGCLLVVREAQPAVGRWDALRLGQVVTHLLSNAVKFGPGRPVELEIQADADSALLVVRDHGIGIAPDRVDGLFRRFERAVPARNYGGLGLGLYRLQRIVEAHGGQVTVSSTPGAGSAFSVRLPLAGPPVAAA from the coding sequence ATGAAGCCCACCCTGCTGCTCGTCGAAGCCCCCGGACCCCACCGGGAGCTCTTGTCCCTGGCCTTCCAGAGCCAGGGTTGGAGGGTGCTCCTGGCGGTGGGGCTGGAGCCGCTGGTGCGGGCGCTGCGGGAGTCCGCGCCGGTGCAGCTGGTGCTGGTGACGGCGGGCCTGCTGGCGTCCGCGGGCGGGCCGCTGACGGCGCTGCGCGAGGCGCTGGGGGCCTCTGGCGCGAGCCTCTGGGTGGAGGCGCCGCTGGCGGAGCAGGAGGCGCTGGGCCGCCTGGACGTGCCGGTGGCGGGCTTCCTCACGCCGCCCCTGTCGCTGGGCGCGCGGGTGGAGGCGGTGCGCCAGGCGCTGCCGCCCGAAGCGCGGGACGCGGGGGGCGCGCCTCCCTGGCGGGTGCTGGTGGCGGAGGACGACCCGGTCTTCCGCAAGCTCCTGCAGCTGGCGCTGGCTCCGTTCCGCTTCGAGGTCCTGCTGGCGGAGGACGGCCTGTCCGCGCTGGAGCTGGCGCGGCGGCGGCGGCCGGACATCGTGCTGGCGGATGTGTTGATGCCCCGGTTGGATGGCTTCCGACTGTGTCTGGCATTGCGCCAGGACCCAAAGCTTTCACGGGTGCCCGTCGTCCTCACGCACGCCACCGCGCCGGACGAGCTGGACCTGCGCATGGCGGCCAACGTGGGCGCCAACGGCTTCGTGCGGCGCGCGCAGGGGGATGACGCGCTGGTGGCGGTGCTGCTCCGGGAGTCCGGCGCGGAGGGGCCGCTGCCCGCGCCCGTGCCGGGCGAGCTGTCCACCGAAGCGCACCTGTACGCGATGGTGCGGCAGCTGGAGCGGCGGGTGGGACTGCTGGAGCAGGCCGAGCGCGTGGCGCGCGAGAGCGAGGAGCGCTACCGGCTGGTGGTGTCCGGCTCCTACGACGGTGTATGGGATTGGGATGTGCGCCGCCAGACGATGTACTGGAGCCCGCGCCTGCTGGAGATGCTGGGCCTGAAGCCGGAGGACTTCCCGGGCACCCCGGACGCGTTCCTCGCGCGGGTGCACCCGGAGGACCGGGACGCGGTGGCGGCCGCGTTGACCCAGCACCTGGAGCAGGGCTCGCCCTATGACGTGTCCTTCCGGCTCAAGCACGAGGCGGGGGGCTACCGCTCGTGCGTGAGCCGGGGGCGCGCGCTCCGGGACGGACAGGGGCGGCCCGTGCGCATGGCGGGCATCATCGGCGATGTGACGGAGCAGCTGCGGCTGTACCGCGAGACGCGTGAGGCGGTGCGCGCGCGGGACGAGTTCCTGTCGGTGGCCGCGCACGAGCTGCGCACGCCGCTGGCCGCGCTGCGCCTGCGCGTGCAGGGCACGGCGGCGGCGCTCAAGCACGAGCAGCACGTGGGGCCGGAGCGGCTGGAGCGCGCGCTGGTGGCGGCGGACCGGCAGGTGCAGCGGCTGGCGGACCTGGTGGAGGGGTTGCTGGACGTGTCGCGGCTCCAGAGCCACGCACCCCGGCTGAACCTGGAGGCCGTGGACCTGGGGCGGGTGGTGCGGGACGTGGTGCTGCGCTCGGAGGAGATGGCGTCGCGCGCGGGGTGCCTGCTGGTGGTGCGCGAGGCCCAGCCGGCGGTGGGCCGCTGGGACGCGCTGCGGCTGGGGCAGGTGGTGACGCACCTGTTGTCCAACGCGGTGAAGTTCGGGCCGGGCAGGCCGGTGGAGCTGGAGATCCAAGCGGACGCGGACTCGGCGCTGCTGGTGGTGCGCGACCACGGCATCGGCATCGCGCCGGACCGGGTGGATGGGCTCTTCCGCCGCTTCGAGCGCGCGGTGCCCGCGCGAAACTACGGTGGCCTGGGCCTGGGGCTGTACCGCTTGCAGCGCATCGTGGAGGCCCACGGCGGTCAGGTGACGGTGTCGAGCACCCCTGGAGCGGGCTCCGCCTTCAGCGTGCGCCTGCCGCTGGCTGGACCTCCCGTCGCCGCCGCCTGA
- a CDS encoding TetR/AcrR family transcriptional regulator, with protein MAKATRGSERREDALSRERIVDAAIQLLDDEGEDGLTFRALATRLATGPGAIYWHIANKSELLVAASDAVVARAMSEVPAFATPHKAIRGIAVGVFEMIDAHPWVGAQLSHAPWRTAMLQLFERIGRQLQALRVPRGAWFTSASALLSYIISVSVQNAANGRLFEPSVDRADFLETVSAQWKELDAHAYPFTRSVAAQLREHDDRAEFLAGIDLILAGITASL; from the coding sequence ATGGCGAAGGCAACGCGCGGGTCGGAACGACGTGAGGACGCGCTCTCACGCGAGCGGATCGTCGACGCGGCGATCCAGCTGCTCGACGACGAGGGCGAGGACGGGTTGACCTTCCGCGCGCTGGCCACGCGGCTGGCGACGGGGCCCGGGGCGATCTATTGGCACATCGCGAACAAGAGCGAGCTGCTCGTCGCCGCCAGTGACGCGGTCGTCGCCCGCGCGATGAGCGAGGTCCCCGCCTTCGCCACGCCGCACAAGGCGATCCGCGGGATCGCCGTCGGGGTGTTCGAGATGATCGACGCGCATCCGTGGGTGGGCGCGCAGCTCTCTCACGCTCCGTGGCGGACCGCGATGCTGCAGCTCTTCGAGCGCATCGGGCGCCAGCTCCAGGCGCTGCGGGTCCCACGCGGCGCCTGGTTCACGTCGGCGTCGGCGCTGTTGAGCTACATCATCAGCGTGAGCGTCCAGAACGCCGCGAACGGCCGCCTGTTCGAGCCGTCCGTGGACCGCGCTGACTTCCTCGAGACGGTGTCGGCCCAGTGGAAGGAGCTCGACGCCCACGCGTATCCGTTCACCCGGAGCGTCGCGGCCCAGCTGCGCGAGCACGACGACCGCGCCGAGTTCCTCGCCGGCATCGACCTCATCCTCGCCGGGATCACGGCCTCGCTGTAG
- a CDS encoding FAD-dependent oxidoreductase has translation MTSIAIIGAGLGGLTLARVLQVHGIAATVYEAEASAGARTQGGMLDIHDYNGQLALKAAGLFDEFRRIIHEGGEATRVLDSHGTVLYDEPDDGGGRRPEVHRGELRRILLDSLPEGAVQWGRKVTAVRPLGGGRHEVTFADGSTVTTGLLVGADGAWSKVRPLLSDARPEYVGLSFIETYLLDADARHPASAKVVGGGAMLALAPGKGIQAHRETHGALHTYVAVSQPREWIAGIDFTNVKVAKARIAAEFDGWAPELTALITDGETDLVPRMIHTLPVGHRWERVPGVTLLGDAAHLMPPSGEGANLAMYDGAELGKALAAHRGDVEAALAEYEEAMFARSAKEAVDSANIHRLCFGDDAPHGLIAFFTGAEPTAAPPTAEHGRPVPGSD, from the coding sequence ATGACTTCGATTGCCATCATTGGCGCCGGCCTCGGCGGGCTGACGCTCGCGCGCGTCCTCCAGGTCCACGGCATCGCCGCCACGGTCTACGAGGCCGAGGCGTCCGCGGGGGCGCGCACGCAGGGCGGGATGCTCGACATCCACGACTACAACGGGCAGCTCGCGCTGAAGGCGGCCGGACTGTTCGACGAGTTCCGCCGGATCATCCATGAAGGCGGCGAGGCGACGCGGGTGCTCGACTCACACGGCACGGTCCTCTACGACGAGCCCGACGACGGCGGCGGCCGTCGCCCCGAGGTGCATCGCGGTGAGCTGCGGCGCATCCTGCTGGACTCGCTGCCCGAGGGAGCCGTCCAGTGGGGACGCAAGGTCACCGCCGTCCGCCCGCTCGGCGGCGGGCGTCATGAGGTGACGTTCGCGGACGGGTCGACGGTCACGACGGGCCTCCTGGTCGGCGCGGACGGTGCCTGGTCGAAGGTTCGGCCGCTGCTGTCCGACGCGAGGCCCGAGTATGTCGGCCTCTCGTTCATCGAGACCTACCTGCTCGACGCCGACGCGCGTCACCCGGCCAGCGCGAAGGTCGTCGGAGGCGGGGCCATGCTCGCCCTCGCGCCCGGCAAGGGCATCCAGGCCCACCGCGAGACCCACGGCGCCCTGCACACCTACGTCGCGGTCAGCCAGCCACGGGAGTGGATCGCGGGCATCGACTTCACCAACGTGAAGGTGGCGAAGGCTCGAATCGCGGCGGAGTTCGACGGCTGGGCGCCCGAGCTCACCGCGCTGATCACCGACGGCGAGACGGACCTCGTCCCCCGGATGATCCACACGCTCCCGGTGGGACACCGGTGGGAGCGCGTGCCCGGCGTGACGCTCCTCGGCGACGCCGCGCACCTGATGCCACCGTCCGGTGAGGGCGCCAACCTCGCGATGTATGACGGCGCGGAGCTCGGCAAGGCCCTCGCCGCGCACCGGGGTGACGTTGAAGCCGCGCTCGCCGAGTACGAGGAAGCCATGTTCGCCCGGAGCGCGAAGGAGGCTGTCGACTCCGCGAACATCCACCGGTTGTGCTTCGGAGACGACGCTCCGCACGGGCTGATCGCCTTCTTCACCGGCGCGGAGCCGACCGCGGCACCGCCCACCGCGGAGCACGGTCGTCCTGTCCCCGGCAGCGACTAA
- a CDS encoding GNAT family N-acetyltransferase, with protein MNTIPSGPAYTVQTEHARLCCWSPADAGLALRAIESSLDHLLPWMEWAKSYPMDVTRQAGHLRRMRGLFDLGQDYAYGVFARDGIEVLGGTGLHPRVGEGALEIGYWIAAAHVGRGLATEVAGALTRVAFEVERVRRVEIHCDPRNVRSAEVARRLGFTHEATLQKRLVAPDGLLRDTMIWTLFADAYPGSRAAGIPVQAFDVLGQPLPGFTTAARPP; from the coding sequence ATGAATACAATCCCTTCCGGTCCCGCCTACACCGTCCAGACCGAGCACGCCCGCCTGTGCTGCTGGTCCCCGGCGGATGCGGGGCTGGCGCTGCGCGCCATCGAGTCCAGCCTGGACCACCTGCTCCCCTGGATGGAGTGGGCCAAGAGCTACCCGATGGATGTCACGCGGCAGGCCGGGCACCTGCGCCGCATGCGCGGTCTCTTCGACCTGGGGCAGGACTACGCCTATGGCGTGTTCGCCCGCGACGGCATCGAGGTCCTGGGCGGCACCGGCCTGCATCCCCGCGTGGGGGAGGGGGCCCTGGAGATTGGCTACTGGATCGCGGCCGCGCACGTGGGCCGCGGCCTCGCGACCGAGGTGGCGGGGGCGCTCACCCGCGTCGCCTTCGAGGTGGAGCGGGTACGAAGGGTGGAGATCCACTGCGACCCCCGCAACGTCCGGAGCGCGGAGGTGGCCCGCAGGTTGGGGTTCACCCACGAGGCCACCCTCCAGAAGCGCCTGGTCGCGCCCGACGGCCTGCTCCGGGACACGATGATCTGGACCTTGTTCGCGGACGCGTATCCCGGCAGCCGCGCCGCCGGGATACCGGTCCAGGCCTTCGACGTGCTGGGGCAGCCCCTGCCGGGCTTCACGACAGCCGCACGACCTCCTTGA